A stretch of Oncorhynchus gorbuscha isolate QuinsamMale2020 ecotype Even-year linkage group LG24, OgorEven_v1.0, whole genome shotgun sequence DNA encodes these proteins:
- the LOC124012960 gene encoding sorting nexin-10B-like, producing MEIDSLMKQEFVSVWVQEPQFHEDDFWHQHVDYEICLHTNSMCFRKKNSSVRRRYSEFVWLRQRLQDNTMLIELPKLPPRNPFFNMKNPYKVNQRMNGLREFLEIILQDPLLLSDSRVHLFLQSQLSTTKMEACVLGRTRYTVAQAIQMCSDCHRTRFPIEKGSKVYFNSDCESLTSTTSSLGHSHDSGVPQSPSPLPFDCSTCENSDGNIRIRDAGFFSSLSESSCDQEHMEP from the exons ATGGAGATTGACAGTCTAATGAAACAG GAGTTTGTCAGTGTCTGGGTCCAGGAGCCACAATTTCACGAAGATGACTTCTGGCACCAGCACGTTGACTATGAGATCTGTTTACAT ACCAATAGCATGTGTTTTAGGAAGAAGAATTCCTCTGTGCGGAGGCGATACAGTGAGTTTGTTTGGCTCCGGCAGCGTCTGCAGGACAACACTATGCTCAT AGAGTTGCCCAAACTGCCTCCCCGGAACCCTTTCTTCAATATGAAAAACCCCTACAAGGTCAACCAGAGGATGAATGGCCTGCGGGAGTTTCTAGAGAT TATCCTCCAGGACCCCCTGCTGCTGTCTGACAGTAGAGTGCACCTGTTCCTCCAATCCCAGCTGAGTACGACCAAGATGGAGGCATGCGTCTTGGGCCGGACACGCTACACAGTGGCACAGGCCATCCAGATGTGTAGCGACTGTCACCGCACACGCTTCCCCATAGAGAAGGGCAGCAAGGTGTACTTCAACTCAGACTGTGAAAG CCTCACCAGCACCACGTCAAGTCTGGGCCACAGCCATGACTCTGGGGTCCCCCAGAGCCCCAGCCCTCTACCCTTTGACTGCAGCACCTGTGAAAATTCTGACGGCAACATTCGCATCCGGGATGCGGGATTCTTCAGCAGTCTGTCAGAGTCGTCGTGTGACCAGGAACACATGGAGCCCTGA